In Phenylobacterium koreense, one DNA window encodes the following:
- a CDS encoding type I restriction endonuclease subunit R, with amino-acid sequence MTFNEANTVEAHLRDLLAGAASARPAQLSTGLARSDGKIAGVGWHYVAPAILPRQPQEVLVEPHLRDALIRLNPDIGANSGRADDVLYRLRAIVMGARSDGLVKANEEFAAWLLGERSMPFGKNGEHVTIRLIDFENIEKNSFVVTQQFIIRAGKTEKRADLVLLVNGVPLVLIEAKTPVRSSQSWLDAAIQVHDDYEQNVPELFVPNVFSVATEGKEFRYGSVRMPVDMWGPWRDGDGAQSLGEVEKAACSMLRPAMVLDMLESFTAFATQKGKHRIKIIARYQQVDGVNKIIARVVAGQPRKGLIWHFQGSGKSLLMLFAARKLRLHPALKNPTVLVVVDRIDLDSQISGTFYAADMANMVRTENRKELADLLAKDVRKVVITTIHKFAEADGVLNDRDNIVVLVDEAHRTQEGDLGRKMREALPNAFLFGLTGTPINRADKNTFYAFGAESDEGGYMSRYGLNDSIRDGATKELHFEPRLVDLHINQKAIEEAYAELTHGLTDEDKDRLGKAAAKMAILVKAPERIRSICGDIAKHFQEKVAPNGFGAQVVTFDRESCLLYKQELDRHLPPEVSDIVISVNSGEPVYAPYKRDRDAEEKLLDRFRDPKDPLKIIIVTSKLLTGFDAPILQTMYLDKPLRDHTLLQAICRTNRPYGEQKTHGLIVDYLGIFDDVAQALQFDEEGVRKAVSNIAELINALPGALQKCLAYFAGVDRSLGGYEGLIAAQECIPNNDLRDAFAADFNVLARIWEALSPDPILTPYETDYRWLAQVYESLKPSTGTGRLLWHRLGAKTIELIHANVHVDTVRDDLDTLVLDADLLEAVLGNPDPEKKAKEISVKLTGRLRKHAGNPKFKALGERLEDLKNRHQQGLLLSVEFLKELLALARDVVQAEREIPEEEEIDRGRAALTALFEEAENGDTPVMVKRIVDDIDEIVRAVRFDGWQATNAGEREVKKALRQTLFRYKLHQDADLFARAYGYIREYY; translated from the coding sequence ATGACGTTCAACGAGGCCAACACCGTGGAGGCCCATCTGCGCGACCTGCTCGCGGGCGCGGCCTCCGCTCGCCCGGCGCAGCTCTCCACCGGCCTCGCCCGCTCGGATGGCAAGATCGCGGGCGTCGGCTGGCATTACGTCGCCCCTGCCATCCTTCCGCGCCAGCCGCAAGAAGTGCTGGTCGAGCCCCACTTGCGCGACGCCCTGATCCGCCTGAACCCCGACATCGGCGCCAACTCCGGCCGGGCCGATGACGTACTCTACCGCCTTCGCGCCATCGTCATGGGCGCGCGGTCGGATGGCTTGGTAAAGGCAAACGAGGAATTCGCCGCCTGGCTGCTCGGCGAACGCTCAATGCCCTTTGGCAAGAACGGCGAACACGTCACCATCCGCCTGATCGACTTCGAAAATATCGAGAAGAACAGCTTCGTCGTCACTCAGCAGTTCATCATTCGCGCTGGCAAGACCGAGAAGCGCGCCGATCTGGTGCTACTCGTCAATGGCGTGCCACTGGTGTTGATCGAAGCCAAGACACCCGTGCGCTCTAGCCAGAGCTGGCTGGACGCCGCAATTCAGGTGCACGACGATTATGAGCAGAATGTGCCTGAGCTCTTCGTGCCGAACGTCTTTTCGGTCGCTACTGAAGGCAAGGAGTTCCGTTACGGCTCGGTCCGGATGCCGGTTGATATGTGGGGGCCCTGGCGAGATGGCGACGGCGCACAATCGTTAGGCGAGGTGGAGAAGGCCGCCTGCTCGATGCTGCGTCCGGCGATGGTGCTGGACATGCTCGAGAGCTTCACCGCGTTCGCCACCCAAAAAGGAAAGCACCGCATCAAGATTATCGCCCGCTACCAGCAGGTGGATGGCGTTAACAAGATCATCGCGCGCGTGGTGGCGGGCCAACCGCGTAAGGGCCTGATCTGGCACTTCCAGGGATCGGGCAAATCGCTTCTGATGTTGTTCGCCGCGCGCAAGCTTCGGCTTCACCCGGCGTTGAAGAACCCAACGGTGCTTGTGGTGGTCGATCGGATCGACCTCGACAGCCAAATCTCGGGCACCTTCTATGCCGCCGATATGGCCAACATGGTCCGCACCGAGAACCGCAAAGAACTGGCCGACCTGCTGGCTAAAGACGTCCGAAAAGTGGTGATCACCACGATCCATAAGTTCGCCGAGGCCGACGGCGTGCTGAACGACCGAGACAACATCGTCGTCCTCGTCGATGAAGCCCATCGCACTCAGGAAGGCGATCTGGGGCGCAAGATGCGCGAGGCCTTACCGAATGCGTTTCTGTTCGGTTTGACGGGCACGCCGATCAACCGCGCCGACAAGAACACGTTCTACGCTTTCGGCGCTGAGTCTGACGAGGGTGGCTATATGAGCCGCTACGGCCTGAATGACTCGATCCGCGACGGCGCGACGAAGGAGCTGCATTTCGAGCCTCGGCTGGTGGACTTGCACATCAACCAGAAGGCCATTGAGGAAGCCTATGCTGAGCTGACTCACGGCCTAACGGACGAGGACAAAGACCGCCTAGGCAAGGCCGCGGCCAAGATGGCGATCCTGGTGAAGGCGCCCGAGCGTATCCGCTCGATCTGCGGCGATATCGCTAAGCACTTCCAAGAGAAAGTGGCGCCAAACGGCTTTGGCGCGCAGGTCGTGACCTTCGACCGCGAAAGCTGCCTGCTTTACAAGCAGGAACTCGACCGGCATCTGCCGCCCGAGGTCTCCGACATAGTGATCTCGGTAAATAGCGGCGAGCCGGTGTACGCACCCTACAAGCGCGATCGGGACGCCGAGGAAAAACTACTCGACCGCTTCCGCGACCCGAAGGATCCGCTCAAGATCATCATCGTCACGTCGAAGCTCCTCACGGGGTTCGATGCGCCCATCTTGCAGACGATGTATCTCGACAAGCCGCTGCGCGATCACACCCTCTTGCAGGCGATCTGCCGGACGAACCGGCCTTATGGCGAGCAGAAAACTCACGGCCTGATCGTCGACTATCTCGGCATCTTCGACGATGTCGCGCAGGCGCTGCAGTTTGATGAGGAGGGCGTGCGCAAGGCCGTCTCGAACATTGCTGAACTGATCAATGCGCTTCCAGGGGCGCTCCAAAAATGTCTCGCCTATTTCGCCGGCGTAGATCGCAGTCTGGGCGGGTATGAGGGCCTGATCGCCGCTCAGGAGTGCATCCCAAACAACGATCTGCGCGACGCCTTTGCGGCGGACTTCAATGTGTTAGCCCGTATTTGGGAGGCGTTATCGCCTGATCCCATTCTGACGCCGTATGAGACTGACTATCGGTGGCTGGCTCAGGTGTACGAGTCCCTGAAGCCTTCGACCGGAACAGGCCGGCTCCTTTGGCACCGCTTAGGCGCAAAGACTATTGAGCTGATCCATGCCAATGTTCATGTCGATACCGTGCGCGATGATCTCGATACCCTCGTTCTCGACGCCGACCTTCTCGAGGCCGTTCTCGGCAATCCTGATCCCGAGAAGAAGGCCAAGGAGATCTCCGTAAAATTGACTGGCCGCCTGCGAAAACATGCGGGGAATCCGAAGTTTAAGGCCCTCGGTGAGCGGCTGGAGGATCTGAAGAATCGCCACCAACAGGGTCTCTTGCTCTCCGTCGAGTTCTTGAAGGAACTGCTGGCGCTGGCGAGGGACGTCGTTCAGGCCGAGCGCGAGATTCCCGAGGAAGAGGAGATCGACCGGGGGAGGGCGGCGCTTACCGCGTTGTTCGAAGAAGCTGAGAACGGCGACACCCCAGTCATGGTGAAGCGCATTGTCGACGATATCGACGAAATCGTGCGCGCGGTTCGTTTCGATGGTTGGCAAGCGACAAATGCGGGTGAGCGAGAGGTCAAAAAGGCACTTCGTCAGACACTCTTCCGCTACAAGTTGCATCAGGACGCGGATCTGTTCGCGAGGGCGTATGGCTACATCCGCGAATACTACTGA
- a CDS encoding restriction endonuclease subunit S, with product MLEQPTSKAGWTRVRFDQIATQINDRIDNPAEAGVDRYVGLEHLDPESLRIRRWGEPTDVESTKLRFQPGDIIFGKRRVYQRKVAVAEFEGICSAHAMVLRAKPGAVQPEFLPFYMQSDLFMERASSISVGSLSPTINWKALAAEEFLLPPIQEQARLVEALLAVQDSVEGVHSLISATRVAQIAAFEEHLRKADANLVALGSIMTASPRNGYSPVAASSETGHWVLALSAISKCGYRHGQLKPVEVDPDTLSSRIKKGDLVVSRANTRELVGLPMVFPEDRADVSYPDTMMRIAVDPNIISTSYLEMCLRSVSCRRQIQSIAAGTNSSMLKINGANLRNIGIPLVDITRQGEILEDVAQFTDALAFAERRLEATRKLQIKIMSDVLSGAVTA from the coding sequence ATGCTTGAGCAACCGACTTCCAAGGCGGGATGGACGCGCGTGCGGTTTGACCAGATCGCCACGCAAATCAATGACCGGATTGACAACCCTGCCGAGGCCGGGGTGGACCGCTATGTCGGGCTGGAACACCTCGATCCCGAAAGCCTGCGCATCCGGCGCTGGGGCGAACCCACGGATGTGGAATCGACCAAGCTGCGGTTCCAACCGGGCGACATAATCTTTGGCAAGCGCCGGGTCTATCAGCGCAAGGTGGCGGTGGCGGAATTCGAGGGCATTTGTTCGGCACATGCCATGGTGCTGCGCGCCAAGCCCGGCGCGGTGCAGCCCGAATTTCTGCCCTTCTACATGCAGAGCGACCTGTTCATGGAACGGGCCTCGAGCATCTCGGTCGGGTCGCTGTCGCCCACGATCAACTGGAAGGCGCTTGCCGCAGAGGAATTCCTGCTGCCGCCGATCCAGGAGCAGGCGCGGTTGGTGGAAGCGTTGCTTGCGGTGCAAGACAGCGTCGAAGGTGTTCATTCCCTAATTTCGGCAACGCGCGTCGCACAGATCGCAGCATTCGAAGAGCATCTGCGGAAGGCTGATGCCAATCTCGTCGCATTGGGCAGCATCATGACGGCCTCCCCGCGGAATGGTTACTCGCCCGTAGCTGCGAGTAGCGAAACTGGGCACTGGGTGCTGGCTCTCAGTGCCATCTCGAAATGTGGCTATCGCCACGGTCAATTAAAGCCCGTCGAAGTCGACCCGGATACTCTGAGCTCACGCATCAAGAAGGGTGATTTGGTTGTCTCCAGAGCCAATACTCGCGAGCTGGTCGGCCTGCCGATGGTGTTCCCCGAGGATCGGGCCGACGTGTCTTACCCGGACACGATGATGCGCATCGCCGTGGATCCAAATATAATCAGTACATCGTACCTGGAAATGTGTTTGAGATCGGTGAGCTGTCGTCGACAAATACAGAGTATTGCTGCGGGAACAAACTCGAGCATGCTCAAAATTAACGGTGCAAACCTGAGGAATATTGGCATACCGCTGGTTGACATCACGCGGCAAGGCGAAATTCTTGAAGACGTCGCGCAGTTCACCGATGCACTCGCCTTCGCAGAGCGTCGTCTGGAAGCGACGCGAAAGCTGCAGATCAAGATAATGAGCGATGTGTTGAGCGGAGCGGTAACCGCATGA
- a CDS encoding HsdM family class I SAM-dependent methyltransferase translates to MPEDELGNGYEYLIKKFADDSGHTAQEFYTNRTLVHLMAQMLEPQPGESIYDPTCGTGGMLISCLAEVKRRGGDIRTTGLYGQELITITAAIARMNLVIHGVDDFHIASGNTLAAPAFVQGDRLRTFDVVLANPPYSIKKWNRGAWEQDAWGRNFLGTPPQGRADYAFFQHILSSMDPQTGRCAILFPHGVLFRNEEAEMRRRLVASDRVECVLGLGPGLFYNSPMEACVVICRSRKPAERQGRILFIDAVAEIARERAQSFLRPEHQARVLSAYHAFADDPGFAAVADVADVLAADGNLSIARYVKRPKAAAVAGGTTLAATWAAFDEDGRDFWSGMDALVDMLDGLTPVEDADA, encoded by the coding sequence GTGCCGGAGGACGAACTCGGCAACGGCTACGAATATCTGATCAAAAAGTTCGCCGATGACAGCGGTCACACCGCGCAGGAATTCTACACCAACCGCACCCTCGTCCATCTGATGGCGCAGATGCTGGAGCCCCAGCCTGGCGAGAGCATCTATGACCCGACCTGCGGCACGGGAGGGATGCTGATCTCCTGCCTGGCAGAGGTGAAGCGGCGCGGCGGCGACATTCGCACCACTGGCCTCTATGGGCAGGAGTTGATCACCATCACCGCGGCCATTGCGCGGATGAACCTGGTCATCCACGGCGTCGATGATTTCCACATTGCTAGCGGTAACACACTAGCCGCCCCGGCCTTCGTGCAGGGGGATCGCTTGCGGACTTTCGATGTGGTGCTGGCCAATCCGCCCTATTCCATCAAGAAATGGAACCGCGGCGCATGGGAGCAGGATGCGTGGGGCCGTAACTTCCTGGGTACGCCCCCGCAGGGGCGGGCGGATTACGCCTTTTTCCAGCACATCCTGTCGTCGATGGACCCGCAGACTGGGCGCTGCGCGATCCTGTTCCCCCATGGCGTACTGTTCCGCAACGAAGAGGCTGAGATGCGGCGCAGGCTGGTCGCGTCCGACAGGGTCGAATGCGTACTGGGGCTCGGCCCGGGGCTTTTTTACAATTCGCCGATGGAGGCCTGCGTGGTGATCTGCCGGTCGCGGAAGCCGGCAGAGCGTCAGGGGCGAATCCTGTTCATCGACGCGGTGGCCGAGATTGCCCGGGAAAGGGCACAGAGCTTCCTCCGCCCCGAACATCAGGCGCGTGTCCTGTCGGCCTATCACGCCTTTGCCGATGATCCCGGCTTTGCCGCGGTGGCGGATGTGGCCGATGTGCTGGCGGCGGACGGCAACCTGTCGATTGCCCGCTATGTGAAGCGGCCTAAGGCGGCTGCCGTGGCCGGGGGCACGACGCTTGCGGCGACCTGGGCTGCGTTTGATGAGGACGGGCGCGACTTCTGGTCGGGCATGGACGCGCTGGTGGACATGCTCGATGGCCTGACGCCTGTAGAGGACGCCGATGCTTGA
- a CDS encoding type I restriction-modification system subunit M N-terminal domain-containing protein has translation MSQLTQRELESYLWGAATLLRGLIDASDYKQYIFPLMFFKRLSDVWDEDYQQALDETGDKGYAVDTANDRFVIPEAAHWDDVRAAPRDVGRALLSAFLAIEAANPARLQGVFGNANWTDKAQMPDSTLKNLIEHFSKHDLTARRRAGGRTRQRLRISDQKVRR, from the coding sequence GTGAGCCAGCTGACCCAGCGCGAACTTGAAAGCTATCTCTGGGGCGCCGCCACCCTGCTGCGCGGGCTCATCGATGCCAGCGACTACAAGCAGTACATATTCCCCCTGATGTTCTTTAAGCGCCTCTCCGACGTCTGGGACGAGGATTACCAGCAGGCGCTCGATGAAACCGGCGACAAGGGCTACGCCGTCGACACCGCCAACGACCGGTTCGTGATCCCTGAAGCGGCGCATTGGGACGACGTGCGCGCCGCGCCTCGCGATGTGGGGCGGGCTCTTCTGTCGGCTTTCCTCGCAATCGAGGCGGCGAACCCCGCACGTCTCCAAGGTGTATTCGGCAATGCGAACTGGACCGACAAGGCCCAGATGCCCGACAGCACTCTGAAGAACCTGATCGAGCATTTCTCCAAGCACGACCTGACGGCTCGCCGCCGTGCCGGAGGACGAACTCGGCAACGGCTACGAATATCTGATCAAAAAGTTCGCCGATGA
- a CDS encoding type I restriction-modification system subunit M: MKSALWEAANILRGSAVDRTDWKGYILPLLFFKRISDVWDEEQVDARETYGDVDPSLFPEVHRFDLPEGCHWNDVREVAANVGAALQRAMQEIERANPDTLFRVFGAADWSNREKFSDELLKDLIEGFSEIPLGNRAVSTDVLGDAYEYLVGEFADITRRNKAGEFYTPRSVVRMMIDILDPQEGESIYDPACGTGGMLLGAIEHVEQKGGDPRTFYGRIYGQERNLTTAAIARMNLVLHGIEDFQIAREDTLRNPAFSDPSTGGLATFDCVIANPPFSLKEWGRDLWEADPWGRAKYGIPPESYGDYAFVQHMIASMAPTGNSRMAVVLPQGALFRKSAEGAIRQALLEADMVEAVIGLAPNLFYGTQLAGCVMVLRCRKPAERKNKVLIIDASPLFRKGRAQNFLDEEHSDQIVAWYRAFEDVEDRAKVATLDEIKKEGWTLNISRYVLPPIGQDIPPLLDAVEAFKAALADARTAEDHLRKVLVEGGWLK, encoded by the coding sequence TTGAAGTCTGCTTTGTGGGAGGCCGCTAACATCTTGCGCGGCTCAGCGGTCGATCGCACGGATTGGAAGGGATACATTCTTCCGCTGCTTTTCTTCAAGCGTATTTCAGATGTTTGGGACGAGGAGCAAGTCGACGCGCGTGAGACTTACGGCGATGTCGATCCATCCCTTTTTCCTGAGGTGCACAGATTCGACCTCCCTGAGGGGTGCCATTGGAATGATGTCAGGGAGGTTGCGGCGAACGTGGGAGCGGCATTGCAGCGGGCGATGCAGGAAATCGAACGCGCCAATCCCGACACCCTGTTTCGCGTGTTTGGCGCGGCCGATTGGAGCAACAGGGAAAAATTCTCAGACGAGCTGCTCAAGGACCTGATCGAAGGGTTCTCGGAGATCCCGCTCGGCAATCGCGCGGTCAGCACTGACGTGCTGGGGGACGCTTATGAATACCTGGTGGGTGAGTTCGCCGATATCACCCGTCGAAACAAGGCCGGCGAATTTTATACGCCGCGCAGCGTCGTCCGAATGATGATCGACATCCTCGATCCGCAAGAGGGAGAGAGCATATACGACCCTGCCTGCGGGACGGGGGGCATGCTCCTCGGAGCCATTGAGCATGTCGAGCAAAAGGGTGGGGATCCGCGAACCTTCTACGGCAGGATCTATGGTCAGGAGAGGAACCTGACCACCGCTGCAATCGCGCGGATGAATCTCGTTCTGCATGGCATCGAGGACTTTCAGATCGCCAGGGAAGACACCCTGCGCAACCCCGCCTTCAGCGACCCAAGTACGGGAGGCCTCGCCACCTTCGACTGCGTAATCGCAAACCCGCCGTTTTCGCTGAAGGAGTGGGGCCGGGATTTGTGGGAGGCCGATCCCTGGGGGCGGGCGAAGTACGGCATCCCGCCCGAGAGCTATGGCGACTACGCCTTCGTTCAGCACATGATCGCGTCGATGGCGCCTACCGGGAACAGCCGAATGGCGGTTGTCCTGCCGCAGGGCGCGTTGTTCCGCAAATCAGCCGAAGGCGCGATCCGGCAGGCGCTGCTTGAGGCGGACATGGTCGAGGCGGTCATTGGGCTGGCGCCCAACCTCTTCTACGGCACGCAGCTCGCGGGCTGTGTGATGGTGTTGCGTTGCAGGAAGCCGGCGGAGCGCAAAAACAAGGTGTTGATCATCGACGCCTCGCCGCTCTTCCGCAAAGGCCGGGCCCAGAATTTCCTCGACGAAGAGCACAGCGATCAGATCGTCGCCTGGTATCGAGCCTTCGAAGATGTTGAGGACCGCGCCAAGGTCGCCACGCTCGACGAGATCAAGAAGGAAGGCTGGACGCTGAACATCTCGCGGTATGTCCTGCCTCCGATCGGTCAGGACATACCGCCGCTGCTCGACGCTGTGGAAGCATTCAAGGCGGCGTTGGCCGACGCCCGTACCGCAGAGGATCATCTGCGTAAGGTACTGGTCGAAGGGGGGTGGCTGAAGTGA
- a CDS encoding DUF2779 domain-containing protein: MEHLTKSRISEYEQCEKRFWLSLHRPELAAVASGSLFSGGNQVGGLARALLPDGIAVTAIDAAAAVEQTAELVQAHPERPIFEAAFRHERVLVRADVLLPEEGGWRMIEVKSSGSVKAYQLADLATQVWAAQGAGLPLAGAAIRHVDTSFTYPGGGEYAGLFKDAEVHGELGPLIAGRADLVREAWGLALAGEPAREPGPHCSDPYECPFAAYCLQNAPAQPDYPVTLLPGVTGKKIAAQLSAAGYLDLRDVPAGAIEPPAQVRIHEATRSGIPYHARAAFAAAVGAWSFPRYYLDFETIAHVVPPWAGTRPYQAVPFQFSCHVEEAGGALTHAGFLDLSGDDPSRACAEALIDCIGDEGAIITYNVAFERGCITGLAARFPDLSDALMARAERLVDALPLVRAHYYHRDMRGSYSIKAVLPVVAPHLSYSDLEGVRDGQGAQIAYLEATAPETAPQRRDQLQAQLSSYCGLDTLAMVELVRALSA; this comes from the coding sequence ATGGAACACCTCACCAAATCTCGGATCTCCGAGTACGAGCAATGCGAGAAGCGGTTCTGGCTCTCCCTGCATCGGCCCGAATTGGCCGCAGTCGCCAGCGGGTCCCTGTTCAGCGGCGGCAATCAGGTCGGAGGACTGGCGCGTGCACTTCTCCCTGACGGTATCGCCGTCACTGCGATCGATGCCGCCGCCGCCGTCGAACAAACGGCCGAGCTAGTTCAAGCCCATCCCGAACGCCCGATCTTTGAGGCGGCGTTTCGACACGAACGCGTCCTTGTGCGTGCCGATGTGCTGCTGCCGGAAGAAGGCGGCTGGCGTATGATCGAGGTCAAGAGCAGCGGGTCGGTGAAAGCCTACCAGCTCGCCGACCTCGCCACTCAGGTGTGGGCGGCGCAAGGCGCAGGTTTGCCCCTCGCTGGCGCTGCGATCCGGCACGTGGACACCAGTTTCACCTACCCCGGCGGCGGCGAGTACGCCGGCCTGTTTAAGGACGCTGAGGTCCACGGGGAACTTGGCCCGCTAATCGCAGGACGGGCGGATTTGGTTCGCGAGGCCTGGGGACTCGCGCTGGCGGGCGAGCCGGCCAGGGAGCCGGGCCCGCATTGCTCCGACCCATATGAGTGTCCATTCGCTGCCTATTGCCTGCAAAATGCGCCGGCGCAGCCTGACTATCCCGTCACGCTCTTGCCCGGCGTCACGGGCAAGAAGATCGCGGCTCAGCTCTCAGCGGCGGGGTACCTCGATCTCCGTGACGTGCCGGCCGGCGCTATCGAGCCGCCCGCCCAAGTTCGCATTCACGAAGCGACGCGCTCTGGCATTCCCTACCACGCCCGCGCCGCGTTCGCCGCTGCGGTCGGCGCATGGTCATTTCCACGATATTATCTTGATTTCGAGACGATCGCCCATGTGGTCCCGCCTTGGGCAGGCACCCGGCCGTACCAAGCCGTCCCGTTTCAATTCTCGTGTCACGTTGAAGAGGCAGGCGGCGCGCTCACGCATGCCGGCTTCCTCGACCTGTCAGGCGATGATCCGAGCCGCGCCTGCGCCGAGGCTCTGATCGACTGTATCGGCGATGAGGGAGCGATCATCACCTACAATGTCGCCTTTGAACGCGGTTGCATCACCGGTCTCGCTGCGAGGTTTCCGGACCTCAGCGACGCGCTGATGGCCCGAGCTGAGCGTCTCGTCGACGCGCTTCCGCTCGTTCGAGCGCACTACTATCACCGCGACATGAGGGGATCGTACTCCATCAAGGCGGTGCTCCCCGTTGTTGCGCCGCATCTCTCCTACTCGGACTTGGAGGGTGTGCGGGATGGGCAGGGCGCGCAGATCGCATATCTTGAAGCCACCGCGCCGGAAACGGCGCCGCAACGCCGCGACCAGCTGCAGGCGCAGCTAAGCAGCTATTGTGGGCTCGATACCCTGGCCATGGTCGAGCTGGTGCGGGCGCTTTCAGCGTGA
- a CDS encoding thermonuclease family protein, which translates to MFAIAVIAMPGLAQADPCTAPLPSAGTVFSGPVRYVGDGDSLCVGRSADPATWIEVRLANFYAPELSAPGGAAAKAMLETVARGKAVNCRAGKRSYDRVIAQCRLDGADLGDLLRRRGVTEGGNGWR; encoded by the coding sequence TTGTTTGCTATCGCCGTGATCGCCATGCCGGGATTAGCGCAGGCTGATCCCTGCACCGCCCCCTTGCCCTCAGCCGGCACGGTCTTTTCCGGCCCCGTCCGCTATGTCGGTGATGGAGACAGTCTTTGCGTCGGTCGGTCCGCCGATCCGGCCACCTGGATCGAGGTGCGTCTAGCGAACTTCTATGCACCGGAACTCAGCGCGCCCGGCGGGGCCGCCGCCAAAGCGATGCTGGAGACAGTCGCCCGCGGTAAGGCGGTCAACTGTCGGGCCGGCAAGCGCTCATATGATCGGGTCATTGCCCAGTGTCGGCTAGACGGTGCGGATCTGGGGGACTTGCTGCGTCGCCGCGGCGTGACGGAAGGCGGGAACGGCTGGCGCTGA
- a CDS encoding Fic family protein, translating into MGAIFTADGAEKMATYIHEQGDWPHLTWDHKQLEAQLAAVRLRQGKLIGRMETLGFQRRAEAVLETLTADVLKSSEIEGEQLDKGQVRSSIARRLGMDIGALTPADRHVEGVVEMTLDATQNYGALLTDERLFAWHAALFPTGRSGMSRILVGAWRDAASGPMQVVSGPIGREHVHFEAPPAERMEAEMSAFLAWFNGDDTLDPILKAALAHLWFVTIHPFADGNGRVARAIADLALARSEGSAQRFYSMSAQIRLERNAYYAILERTQKDGLDITAWLQWFLGCLDRAFDGAETTLANVLRKARFWEALAGGAFNERQKRMLDLLLEGFEGKLTSSKWAIITKTSPDTALRDIDDLLRRRILVKDPAGGRSTSYSLIETPAEALRAVAAYTRAHAAISAWDGPRMPTPAETAARQQKIEDLAAQIEALAQRSEQVAVTYREFEACLTVLHQQGLRPAPPLVSAVAHALRRTDQR; encoded by the coding sequence ATGGGCGCCATTTTCACCGCAGACGGTGCGGAGAAAATGGCGACCTACATCCACGAGCAGGGCGACTGGCCCCATCTGACTTGGGACCATAAGCAGCTCGAGGCGCAGCTTGCTGCGGTCCGCCTTCGGCAGGGCAAGCTCATTGGCCGGATGGAGACGCTGGGATTTCAGCGTCGAGCGGAAGCCGTTCTGGAAACCCTCACCGCCGATGTCCTCAAATCGAGCGAGATTGAGGGGGAGCAGCTCGACAAGGGCCAAGTCCGCTCCTCTATCGCGCGGCGCCTGGGGATGGATATCGGCGCGCTCACGCCGGCCGACCGACATGTCGAGGGCGTCGTCGAGATGACGTTGGACGCCACCCAAAATTACGGTGCGCTGCTCACCGACGAGCGCTTATTCGCGTGGCACGCCGCGCTCTTTCCGACGGGCCGGAGCGGGATGAGCCGCATCCTGGTCGGCGCATGGCGCGACGCAGCCTCTGGCCCCATGCAGGTCGTCTCCGGCCCAATCGGGCGTGAGCACGTTCATTTCGAAGCGCCGCCTGCCGAGCGGATGGAGGCCGAGATGTCGGCCTTCCTCGCCTGGTTTAATGGCGATGACACTTTAGATCCGATCCTGAAGGCGGCGCTCGCTCACCTCTGGTTCGTCACCATCCATCCCTTCGCCGATGGGAACGGCCGGGTCGCACGCGCCATCGCCGATCTTGCGCTGGCCCGCTCCGAAGGCAGTGCGCAACGCTTCTACAGCATGTCCGCGCAAATTCGCCTCGAGCGGAACGCCTACTACGCCATCCTGGAGCGCACCCAGAAGGACGGGCTCGACATTACCGCCTGGCTGCAATGGTTCCTGGGGTGTCTCGATCGTGCATTTGACGGCGCCGAGACCACTTTGGCGAATGTCCTTCGTAAGGCGCGCTTCTGGGAGGCCTTGGCGGGGGGCGCGTTCAACGAGCGTCAGAAGCGCATGCTCGACCTGCTGCTTGAAGGTTTTGAGGGGAAGCTGACCAGCTCGAAGTGGGCGATCATAACCAAGACTTCACCAGACACGGCGCTTCGGGACATCGACGATCTGTTGCGGCGCAGGATCCTGGTCAAGGACCCGGCTGGTGGACGCAGCACGAGCTACTCCTTGATCGAGACGCCTGCGGAAGCTCTGCGGGCCGTCGCTGCCTATACTCGCGCGCACGCGGCCATCTCCGCCTGGGATGGGCCGCGTATGCCGACGCCGGCCGAGACGGCGGCGCGCCAGCAGAAAATCGAAGACCTTGCGGCTCAGATTGAGGCTTTGGCGCAGCGCAGCGAGCAGGTTGCCGTGACCTACCGCGAATTCGAGGCTTGTCTCACGGTGCTCCATCAGCAGGGGCTTCGTCCCGCCCCGCCATTAGTCTCGGCCGTGGCCCACGCGCTAAGGCGGACGGATCAGAGGTGA